From the Stieleria sp. JC731 genome, the window CTAGCTTTCGGATGGGACGCCGAGGGCATCCGATTGCACGCCACGAAGGCGAAACATCAACGACTCGCTGGGTTGCCACAGCCCATGATGCATTCTCAGGTCCTAGCGGACGAATCTTAATAGCGTATGCCAGTCAATGGACAATCCTCGATTGGTACTCCGCAGCGGATCGCCTACAGGACACAGTTCGGTCTCCTTTACACTGGCATCCGAGTTGGACTTTAGAAGCTTCCCAAGATTCGGCTACGTGGAAAGCTGATCATAAAAACGATTCTTACGGTACGATCACCATCGTCGGTGACGGTAGCAGCACGGCGCATATCGTTATTGAAGAAGGGATCTACTGCCCGGACTTCGGTGAACTGTTCGCGAATCAAGTTGCCACGCTGACCAGCAAGATGCAACAAGTTGGTTGGCTCCGCTGGCGCATCTTGCTGGACGAGAACGCCGAATTGATCGACGAATCGGTCGAGATCTCATCCGATGAGATCAACATCGCAAGCGAGAATGAAAACTTGCTTCAGCTGAACATCAAAGACGGACATCTGCTGTCCGCACAAATGGCTTAACAAATGTTGATTTTCGATTTTGGTCGCTTACAAAGTCAAAGGCGACAATAGAAAATCAATAGGCTGCTAAGCCAGCTTACGAAGCGACACCGCGTGTGTCGTATACGTGAGCGTGCACCTCTCATGCAGACGCACATGCCAAGGAAAGTCTCCTTCGGCAATTAGCTGCAGTCTGCCAAGCGCGTTTGGCGAACTCTGGTCAAGCAACTGACGCAAAATCGCGTCGCTGGCCCCTCTAAAATCGCCGCGTTGGGAATGGCCCCCAATCCAAGACTCGACTCCTGTCGCCGACTCGCTCCAATCGTAGGGGCAGGCGACGACTGCGGAAGCCCCGGCTTTGATTGATTGATCGATTGCCAATAGCAACTGCATTGGCGAGTGCACACAGTCGAGCAAGTTCATCGAAACGGCGGCTGAGAACGATGCAGGGTTAAACGGCAAAGCGGTGGCATCGCACGCCCAAAAGTCGACATGCTCGGTATTCCCAAGCTGGACCTCAAATGACCGCCGATCATAGACCATGCCAACTCGCCGACGCGAATAGTTCAGGACATTTGATCTGGTCAGTTGTGAAGCGATCTTCAGCATCGGAAAATGCAGGTCGATTCCGAGGACCGGTCGATTAAATCGCTTCGCCAGTTCGAAACTGCTACGACCTGCGCCACACCCAAGATCCAGTATCGGACCGCTGCCGGTCAGTTGAAAATCGGCAAGGTCAATGGCAGACGTCATCACCTGAATCATTGAACCTGAAGACAGGTCAGAACGATCTTCCACTGGATCAAATTCTGAGTAGTGATCCCAGAGATAGCTACTGAGTTGCTGTCGGTTAGAATTGAATGCTGATGAAGGTCCTGCACAATCACCCAGGATACTTTCGACATCCGCCCCCAAGTCCTCGCGCAAGCAGATGTTGTTCAAGTTGTTTGCGAGATACGTTCGCAAGTCTTGTAGGATGACAGGAATTGCATCGATGATCGGATACTCATGCCGACAAGACGCGTTGCTACATTCGAGACGCCCCTCGGTGACATGATTTCCTTCTTGTCTATCGATGCTGACGATTTTCAATGCAGCCGCAGAATCTTCGGTACGACAAACCGGACAAACCGGCTGCAATGCCTCAAATAGCTCCAACCTCATCGGGATCAGCCACCGATCAAAACGGTTGGTTCACAAGGCGGCAGAATCTTACCAACCGGACTTGGGATCGGAGCAACACAGCTTGTGTGTGAAGTCATATCGTTGGAACGGGCGGCGGGCATGCCTCCGATTAACACACTTGCGGAGCCTTTGGCGACCATCGCCGGCCCGCCCGGCACACAACTCGGCAGCATGCATGGTGTTGTCGTGTCAGTCACCCTTGCCGCCGGCTTTCCACCAATCATCACGTTCGGAGCCCCTTTGATGATGGTCACCGGAACGGCCGGATGCGCAACCGGAGTCGGCACGGGGGCGGCCGGGTGGATGGGCGCGTGGCAGTGTGGCGCGTCTTGTTTCGCCATATCGCCCATGCGAGCTGCGGGTTGTCCCATCGTTTGATCTTCCTTCAGGGTGCGTTTCTTTCTGTCTACTTTATCGTCAAAGATGACTCAAGACCAAGCCCGCTAGCCCGTTCGACCGATCAGTTCGACAAGATGAAACCCATGTTGGGTTTGAATGGGCCCATAGATCCCACCCGGTTCCGCTTGCACGATGACGGCGTCAATTTCAGGAGGCAGATGTCCGGCACCAATTCCCTTCAATTCGCCTCCCTGACAAGCAGTCGGACATGTCGAGTACATTTGGGCTAATTGTCCAAAGTCGGCTCCGTCTTGCCAAAGCTGCATGATCTCCCGAGCCTGCTGCTCGGAAGCGACCTGGATATGCTTGGCGTCGTATCGCATCGTTGACTGTCCTTACTGACCTGCGACGCAGAAGATATTTGGGCAGCTAACATCGCCAATCATCGGAGTTTCGGCTGCGGCTTCAAAGGTTCCAGCCATGGAACCGGCCAAACTAAGGCTATCCATTCCTGGGATCGCTGGCGGCGAAATTTCCGCGACCACTGACGCCGCAGCACCTGCTCCGGCGGATAATTCCGCACTTGCTGAAATGGCCGCTGCTAACATGGCGGTGACTTCTGCGCTGGCCATCAATTCTGCTGAAAACGAAGCAGTCGCTTCGATAGCAGCCGAAATTGCTGCGGAAACATTTGCGGCAGTCGCATCGAGGCTCGGCATGGACGCTTCGCCACCGCCAGAGGCTTCTGACACTAAAGCGAAATCACTTAGCCCAGCACTGATTTCACCCATTTCACCCTGGCTAAGTTCCAGTGGCGGGACGCTTAGACCAGCTGTCGCCTCGATGGTCGCTGCAAACTCGCCAGGCGAGCTGATATCCATTCCCAGAGCGACCGCCGCATTGACCGCCCGGGCGGCCAATGCGATCTGAGTTGCCATCTCCAAGGAAACGGTCCCGGCCACCGATGCTGTAAGGCTAGCGGCGGCTTCGATTGCAGCCGCAAAGCTCGCTTCGATCGCGGCCGCAATTTCGCCCGGTGAAAGACTTGGTGCGGCCAAATCGATTCCAAGAGATTGCTGTATCGATCCGCCAAGTGCTAGCGCCGCAGGTAGGTTCCCGGTGGGCGCCACCGCTGCCGCACTGGACTCGCCGAGTCCGCTTAGCGTCGGTGCTGCAATGTTAAGTGAACCTGCCGCCAAAGAGAGCTGAGCTTCTGCGTTTGGCGCGGTTAGGTTCAATCCTAGATCGCTACTCGCTTGAGCCATCGCTTCCAAGGCCAGGACTGCTTCGATCGAAACAGGAGGGAATTCGGCGTTAAGGACTGCATCAAGCGCCCCCGACAAAGCTGCTTGTGCAACGGCGTTAATCGCCGCAGCCGCACTCGCCATCGCAGCCAAGTCCCCAGCCCCGGCAGGAAGCGGCGGCATGGCGACGGCTGGGAACGATGCTGACTGAACGGCAACGTTCATCGCGGCAACTTTGGGAAGGCAAATGCAGCGCATTGATATTCACTCAAATCCGTTCGAATGATCAATCGAAAGCATACGAGAACTCGCCGTTGTCAATTTTGACGTGGACGCGTTGGATCGGTTTGCCTTCCATCATTCGAGTTAAGAACTCGCTGCTGATGTTTGGCAGAACGGTGTTGGTCAGAATCGCATCAATCATCCGACCGCCGCTATCGAGTTCGGTGCAACGACTCGCGATCAAATCAATCACATCGTCATCGTAAGTGAATGGCAGATCGTGATTCTTTTGGATCCGTTTTTCGATGCGGCTGAGTTGCAACTTGGTGATCGCGCTGATCATTTCATCGTTCAGCGGGAAGTACGGAATCGTTACGATACGGCCCAGCAATGCCGGTGGGAAGACTTTCAACAACTCTGGACGCAACGCTTTCGCCAACCCTTCTGCTTCCGGCATCAGCTCAGGATCTTTGCAAAGATTCATCGTTAGATCGGTGCCAGCGTTGGTGGTCAACAGGATCAGTGTGTTTTTGAAATCGATCACACGCCCTTCGCCATCTTCCATCCATCCCTTGTCGAAGACCTGGAAAAAAATTTCGTGGACGTCATGGTGAGCTTTTTCGACTTCGTCCAGCAAAACGACGCTATAGGGACGGCGCCGGACCGCTTCGGTCAACACACCGCCTTCGCCGTAACCGACATAGCCGGGAGGGGCACCTTTGAGTGTGCTGACGGTATGAGCTTCTTGAAATTCGCTCATGTTGATCGTGATCACATTTTGTTCGCCGCCATAAAGTGCTTCGGCAAGCGCCAACGCGGTTTCTGTCTTTCCGACTCCGGATGGGCCGGCAAGCATGAACACACCGATTGGCTTGTTGGGATTATCCAAGCTTGCTCGTGACGTTTGAATACGACGTGCGATCATCTCCAACGCGTGGCGTTGCCCGATAATGCGGTCGTTCAAAATGTTTGCCAAATTCAACACCGTGGCAACTTCGTCTTTCACCATTCGGCCGACAGGAATGCCGGTCCAATCGCCAACGACCGATGCGACAGCTTGTTCGTCAACGGTCGGCAAGATCAATGGTGTTTCGCCTTGCAGTTCATGGAGCTTTGTCTGCAACGACTTCAGTTCTTGCAGCAATGTTTTTCGATCTTCTTCACTGGCGGGCTCGGCAGCCGATTCGCCAGCCGAATCACCTGATTGCGAAGCGACGTTTTCGGCCTCCGCATCGGCAGCCTTTTCCAAACGGCTGTTCGTGCCTTCAACTTTTCCGCTGTTGCCACGAAGCTTCGCGCGAATGCCCAGAATTTGCTCGACTAAGTCTTTCTCTTCGTTCCAACGAGCCTCTAGTTTTTCCAGACGGGCTTCTTCTTCTTTCAGTTCTGCCTCCGCCGTTGCCTGACGGTCGCTGGTATCAACGCCAACCAAATTTTCATCGGCGATGATGCCCAATACAGTCTTAAGTGCTTCGATTCGCTTGCGGCAATCATCAACTTCGGCGGGCACGGCATGCTGGCTGATCGCGACACGTGCGGCAGCGGTATCGAGCAAGCTGACGCATTTGTCCGGCAGCTGCCGAGCGGGGATATATCGATGCGAAAGACGAACGGCCGCTTCGAGTGCTTCGTCAAGAACCTTGACTTTGTGATGCTGCTCCAGAGTCGATGCCATGCCACGCATCATCAGGATTGCACGCTCCTCGCTGGGCTCTTCGACCTGGACGACTTGGAACCGCCGCGTTAGTGCGGGGTCTTTTTCGATGTGCTTTTTGTATTCGGCCCACGTCGTTGCAGCGACGGTTCGCAGGGTACCACGCGCAAGCGCCGGCTTCAGTAGGTTCGCCGCGTCGCCGGTACCTTCGGCACCACCAGCACCGACCAAGGTATGAGCTTCGTCGATGAAAAGAATGATCGGTTTTTCCGATGCTTGGACTTCTTCGATAACTTGTTTGAGGCGATTTTCGAACTCGCCTTTCATGCTTGCACCAGCTTGCAGCAGACCGACATCAAGCGATCGCAGTGAAACATCTTGCAGCGGCGGCGGCACATCACCGGCGGCAATCTTCAATGCAAAGCCTTCGACAACTGCGGTTTTACCAACGCCCGCTTCACCGGTCAGGATGGGATTGTTTTGACGCCTTCGCATCAGGATGTCGATGATCTGACGAATCTCTTCGTCTCGTCCAACAATCGGGTCGATCTTGCCTTGGCGGGCATTTTCGGTGAGGTCGACGGTAAAGCGTTTGAGCGCTTCTTGCTTGCCCATGGCTGCTGGTGGCATCGCCCCACTGGCCTCACCAGGAACAGCTCCGCCGCCGACTTGGAAACCGTCGGTCGCTCCCAGATTTTCTTCCGGTGAGCCGCTGACCACTTCGTCGAATCGGTCAGTCAGAGTATCCAGCTTGATCTTGTCAAACTCTTCGGAGATCGAGACCAATGCGTTCTTCAGCGATCGGGTCTTCAGAATTCCGACAATCAAATGCCCGGTTCGGACTTGCGATTCGCCGAACATCAACGTGCCATAAACCCAACCGCGTTCGACAGACTCTTCGATGTGTGACGAGAGGTCAGAAATCGACGTCGAACCGCGAGGCAGCTTTTCCAAGGCGTTTGTCAGATCTTTTACCAGACGCGAAGGATTGATGTTGAACTGTTTGACAATGCAGTGCAAGTCAGAGTTTTCTAGCTGCAAGATCTGGTTGATCCAGTGGACCAATTCGACGTACGGGTTACCACGCATTTTGCAAAACACGGTGGCACTCTCGATGGACTTGTAGCCAACGCTGTTTAGCTTTCCGAAAAGTGAAGTTCGGCTGATGTCGGACACGTTCGATTCCTTCGCGGTTGCGATGTTTTGTCTAAAGGGTGATTAAAAGATCATCGGGATCGTGTGTGACCCCTTCGTTATCAAGCCACATGGTTTCACCGAGTTGAGCGTGCCCGAGCTGCCATGATGGTGTGTCTTCTTGACGAAGAATTAGATTCAAATCCCAAGCAAGTTCTTCGCCGATGTAGTTTTTGACCAAATCTGAAAGCCGGTCCAAGCTGCGTCCTTCCGGCAGCATTCTGATGAAGTCTTCCCAACGGACCGGTCCGATCTTGATTCGAAATTTTTGTTGGCATTGCCAAACATCCGGGCCGACCGTGCAAGCGACTCCCAAAGTCGAGGAGTTCTCGTCGCCGCCAAGTTGGAACTGATAATCGTTCGGGATTTGCGTCCATTCGCCAACGAATTCTTGGATCTTGCAGGGCAACTGAAAGAAGTCGCCAATCATGTCCTGAAGAGCTTCCGGATTCTTTGCTTGGCACGCGAAACGACCGGCGTAAAACAGCTTTGCCAAATCAGGAAATTCATCACGCTGTTGAAGCGACTGCATCCCCGTGCCCATCAACGATGCCACGAAAACTTGAAACCTATCGTCGTCGGGGCGATCGAATTGCGATGTCGGTTGGGCGTCCGCATGTGCTCGATAAAACAACGACAGCATGCGGTGGTGGAACACGTCTAGGAACGCGGCAAAGGTCGGGTCGTCGTGATGCCGCAAGCGATCGCGAACATATTCCGTCAGGTGCAAAGGCAACGCACCGTTGGGGCCACAAAGGCCAAAGAACCGAACGGCCATCCGGTGAAAGTCACCTTGTTCGCTAGCACTGAATTTCGAAAGCGAAGCCGGTGCGAAAGCCAATGAAGGCTCTTGAGTCAAACGAACCTTGTCGTCCGATAGGCGTACGGAATGACCATACCGAGGTGCGTCTGCGAACACGCACTCGAGCAATCGCATCGCATGATAAAAATCAAAGCGATACGGTGATTCGGTCATTTTTTGCAGCGTCACTTCTAAAGCGTGTGACGCCGTCCCATCCTCGCGGGCCATCGCATTACCTCACCGCGCTCGGTTGTTCTAAAAACCGTCTCGGTAAATGAGTTGATCGATACGTACTTCGCAAAAAACTGATTCAACACCGAAGCCATCAAAAACGCGCCGGTGCCTTCGAATCCAGACTCGTCAATGTTCAGCGTGATCTCGGTTCCGCGTGCAAAACTAAGTGGACCATCGGTCGAAATGGGACGAGTGACCGGCTTTGATTCGACAGATCGAACCGCATCGACCTGTTTGTTGACAAGAACGTTGTTGACATCGGAGTACAACGAAAGCAGTTCACGCAGTGCGCTGGCACTGCCGTCAGTGTTGGTCAACGAGAGATAGTTCAGCGACAAATGGCTGATCAAACGCCACGTGGTCTGACCGTTCTCATAGCTTCGCGAAGGCTCAGGCTTCGTCGGACCGGCGAGGCAACGTACCGCCTTTACCGGTGCGCTGATTTCCAGTGTAAAGTCTGTCTCGCCCACCCCAACCGGCATCTGCAACGGCAAATCGCGGTTGGTACAGATCGTATCAATCCCCAGTTGCCTGAGCTGATGTGAATACGGAGCTTCATTGGCGTCGACCAGCGAGATAAACGTTTCGCTGCCGACATAGCTGGACCGAGGCCCATACTGCCGGTGTTTTGCCGAAAGCACTCGAGGGCGGCGAATCACAGAATAGAACGCCCGTTTCTGTTGATCCGCAGCAACATCGTTCAACTGATAAAACGGTTTGAACTCCTGTTCCCGATCATTGTTGTTGCCGTAACCACGGACGTCTTTGACCGAGTAGACTTCGAAGTCAATCGGACGGGTTCGATCAGGAAGGACTTGGTATTGCGAAAACCGTTCGCTTAGATGAATCCTATCAGCTCGTTTTTCAAACAGATTGATTGCCGGCGAGCAGTGTAGTGCAAAGTGTGACTCGTCGACGCGATTGGTAAGCCGTGGATCGCGACGATTCAGTAAGATCGCGATTTCAATCGCTTGATCATCGCACTTTCCAAAGCTTTCCTTCAGGTGACAAAGGTTCGCAAACATGAACCTTTGCGGGAACGCAAAGTATTCTTGCAGTAGCCGGTAACCGCTAAACGATCGCGGCCCGCTGGGTATCAAAGCGTTTTCGTCTTCAAACCCGAGCGGTTGCACATTGCTTTTGCCATGTCTAACAGTCCAAGGTGATTTTGAACCGGCCGGACGAAAAGCGATGCCAACGACGTTCGACATCAGCTGTTCGTACAAACGCATCGGAACGTCAGAGCTTCCGCGAATAAACAGTGGCAGAGATTCGATTGACAACTGATTGATGTTCAAGCCCGCAGTCGCGTCGAAGCGGAATACCAAAGCGGCTTTTACAGACGGATCGTCCGGTAAACCGAGCGTTGCGTTGTCGCGTGAAAAATAATCTGCCTTTGAGAACTTCAACGGCCACAGCTTCACCGAGTGCGCCGTTCGAAAGGTGCAGCGAGTCTGTTCGCCTTTGCCCAGCAGACTTTGTAATGTTGTGCCGCGAGCGATTTCGAAGCCATCGACCAACGCACCTTCGGTCAAGTCAGGTTGAAAGTTAACGACCGTCATCGACGGCTGAGGTGCCAAGTAGTGCGGGCAAACCATTTCCAGCAGGTGCTGAGTAAACCGCGGAAATTCGGCGTCAAGCTTTAGCTGAATACGCGCCGCCAATAGCGCGAATCCTTCGAACAATCGTTCGACGTAGGGGTCAGCGCACTCAAAGTCATCGATCCCAAGTCGACTGGCGATCTTGGGATATTCCGCAGCGAATTCGGCCCCCGATTCGCGGACAAATTGCAATTCTTGGTTGTAGTACGTCAGTAGGCGTGGATCCATGATGTGGCTTCCTTACACCTCGTGAATGTTGACGTCGCCGGTTTCCAAATCCAGCTCCGATCGCAAATACAATCGTTCGGGATAAGGACGCGCCCAGAGCTCGCCTTCGATTTCAAAGGTCAGCGAACTCGTAAGCGGATTTTCCGGATCCTTCTTGCCGCGGACTTCCAGGGTTTCGGCAAGAATCCGAGGCTCGAAATCTAGAATTGCTTGGCGAAGTGCTTGCTGGACGTCTTCAACGTGCAAGCCCGACACCGTTTTTCCGGTCAAGTCAGGAATCCCGTAGTTGATCACGGAACGACGGACTTCCTTATATTCAGACAAGTCTTCTGCGGCAGCCAGATGGCAGGTGTTTAAAAGCCACGCGAGATCGCGCAGAACAGCTGCACGCAAACGATGAATCGAGAAAACACGCTTGTCACGCGCTTCTTGATTCTGATTCGGTTGCTCGTCTGTTAGCCGATCCAGCAGCGACGGAAACAACTGTTCTTGGGAACTTAGGTCAGCCATCAGTCGGCCACCGAATCAGAAGAGACCGCTTCGGTCGGCTCAGCTTCTGCTGAAGGATGCTCCGGAACTTCGTTCACACTGATTTTCCGAATCTCCATCAACGCCAGTTCACTTGAATCGGTGACCAACATTCGCTGACCTTTACCAACGTAAAAATCTTCGATGGACGCGTCCGCTTGTTCCCACTGTGTTTGTCGGGCCAAACGGATCGACGGATCTTGATCAAGGTGTGAACCAGGATATCGCGTCGGGATCATCCCGAACGCCTCGCCACCACCAGCCAAAACGAAATGAGCTGGCAACCAAACAAAGTCTCGCAGATCCGAGGGCGTTTCGAGATCGATCTGTGCGATACGGTTGAATGGCACCCAGTAGTACTGTCCATTCATCAGAACTTCTAACACCGGACCGAGCCGTGGGTCAGCATCAGCGATCCACTCAAACGGCTGGCTCTCTTCGTTCGACAAGACAATATTCCCGGAGGTTGTCGGAGCCAACTCGAACGCTTCAGCGCGCAATTGTTGTGCTTGCTGATGTTGACCCTTCGCGGAATGTTTCAACGCTTCGATCAAAAGCGCAAGCCAACGATCTGGTTCACCCAGAATCAATGGCGAAGTCTCACCGGCGAAGACACGATGGCGAAAGACCTCGCAGCGGATCGCTTCACGATAGGCCTGAACCATGGCAAGATTGCTGGCTTCCAACTGGCCGCAGACTTCCAATTGGTTCAGCGAGCTTTCCCACTTCCCCAGAACCGCCAGCATCTGAAACAGGAAAATCCGATACTTGCTTTCCGACGGATCTTTCTGAACCCGTTGTTTCAACTCGGCGAAGGCTTCGTCCAACTTACCTTCGCGCAAAAGATCTTCAGCCAGCATTGAATCAATTCCAGGATTTGGACAGCCTGACTGATCATCCGCTTGTGCGATCGCACACAATGCTGACTCGCGGAGCACCCCCGTGCTCACCGTTCAGAAAGGCAATTTAAGAGAAAGGAAAGATCGGTTTTCTTTTCCTCCGTGATCGCATCGATGGGTTTGGATGCGATCACGGAGAAAAAGGCGACGACGTGGTATGGTCGATACCACATCGTCGCATTAAAGATGCCGGATCCGAAGTCACTCTGTGATCCGGCAAATGTCTTATCGCGAACCGAGCTTACAGTTGCTTGTTCGCTGCGATGTCCCAAGTGAATTCCTTTTCAGGTCCACCCGAGCCATCTTTCTTCTGTGCCTTGTAGCTAACTTTGACTTGGCGGAAGTTAAGCGTGACGTTTTCTGTCAGGCGATCTTCGCCACCCGAGCCGCCGGTCGAAAGGCTGGTGACCAAGACATCTTTCATATCGATGATCAAATATTCCAACGGATTCTTGCCGGCTTTACGCACGGTCAATTTTGCCGATGGGAAGTGGTCGCCATTGGCGCAATAAATCATCAAGATCGGAGATGCAGTATCGATCCACTTCGTCAGCGAGATATCTTGGAAGCTCGCTTTGCCGGCACCGCCACCAGAACCGGTGTGGAACGAACCGCTTTGGGACATTCCCCAGCTCCACGCGAGCACGTCAATTTCGTTTGTGTGCACGCTGTCTTGCGATTCACCCTGGATTTCGCCTTTGATATCCAGAAACATATCAACAGCCATGGTCGTTTTCCTTTATGCAGTTTTTTGTTGGATTCAGTTAATAATCGCAAGGCCGTCGCCTTGCGGGTCGGTTTGGCAGATAGGTTGACCCGTTGAGATCAACCCCCCCCCTTCGCCGATGGCAGTTTGGATACCAGGCGGAGCGAAACTGAAAGGCCTTCCAGTTGGTAGTGTGGCCGCAGGAAGAACTTACTGGTGTAGTACCCTGGGTTCCCTTCGACTTCTTCAACAACCACTTCAGCGTCAGCCAATGGCTTGCGTGCTTTGGTTTCTTCGCTCGAAGTGCCTGGGTTTCCGTCGACGTACTGGTTGATCCAATCTTGGAGCCAAACCTGCATGTCTTTGCGTTCTTTGAAGCTTCCGATTTTGTCACGCACGATGCACTTCAGGTAATGAGCGAAGCGGCAGGTCGCGAACAGATAGGGAAGCCGAGCGCTTAGGTTTGCATTGGCCGTAGCATCGGGATCGTCATATTCGGCGGGAGCGTGCAGTGATTGAGCACCGATGAAGGCAGCAAAATCAGAGTTTTTCTTGTGGATCAATGGCATGAAGCCATTTTTTGCAAGCTCCGCTTCACGGCGATCGCTAATCGCGATTTCCGTTGGGCACTTCATATCCACGCCACCGTCATCGGTTGGGAACGTATGGCATGGCAGGTTCTCGACAGCACCACCGGACTCGATGCCGCGAATTCGCGAGCACCAGCCGTACATCTTGAACGATCGCGTGATGTTGGTCGCCATCGCGTAGGCGGCGTTTGCCCAGCAATAGTTTTCGCTGTTGGCCGATTCGGTGTCTTCTTCAAACGCGAATTCATCAACAGGATCCGTCGCCGCACCGTAAGGCAAACGCGACAGGAACT encodes:
- a CDS encoding Hcp family type VI secretion system effector; this translates as MAVDMFLDIKGEIQGESQDSVHTNEIDVLAWSWGMSQSGSFHTGSGGGAGKASFQDISLTKWIDTASPILMIYCANGDHFPSAKLTVRKAGKNPLEYLIIDMKDVLVTSLSTGGSGGEDRLTENVTLNFRQVKVSYKAQKKDGSGGPEKEFTWDIAANKQL
- the tssF gene encoding type VI secretion system baseplate subunit TssF, which gives rise to MDPRLLTYYNQELQFVRESGAEFAAEYPKIASRLGIDDFECADPYVERLFEGFALLAARIQLKLDAEFPRFTQHLLEMVCPHYLAPQPSMTVVNFQPDLTEGALVDGFEIARGTTLQSLLGKGEQTRCTFRTAHSVKLWPLKFSKADYFSRDNATLGLPDDPSVKAALVFRFDATAGLNINQLSIESLPLFIRGSSDVPMRLYEQLMSNVVGIAFRPAGSKSPWTVRHGKSNVQPLGFEDENALIPSGPRSFSGYRLLQEYFAFPQRFMFANLCHLKESFGKCDDQAIEIAILLNRRDPRLTNRVDESHFALHCSPAINLFEKRADRIHLSERFSQYQVLPDRTRPIDFEVYSVKDVRGYGNNNDREQEFKPFYQLNDVAADQQKRAFYSVIRRPRVLSAKHRQYGPRSSYVGSETFISLVDANEAPYSHQLRQLGIDTICTNRDLPLQMPVGVGETDFTLEISAPVKAVRCLAGPTKPEPSRSYENGQTTWRLISHLSLNYLSLTNTDGSASALRELLSLYSDVNNVLVNKQVDAVRSVESKPVTRPISTDGPLSFARGTEITLNIDESGFEGTGAFLMASVLNQFFAKYVSINSFTETVFRTTERGEVMRWPARMGRRHTL
- a CDS encoding type VI secretion system accessory protein TagJ is translated as MLAEDLLREGKLDEAFAELKQRVQKDPSESKYRIFLFQMLAVLGKWESSLNQLEVCGQLEASNLAMVQAYREAIRCEVFRHRVFAGETSPLILGEPDRWLALLIEALKHSAKGQHQQAQQLRAEAFELAPTTSGNIVLSNEESQPFEWIADADPRLGPVLEVLMNGQYYWVPFNRIAQIDLETPSDLRDFVWLPAHFVLAGGGEAFGMIPTRYPGSHLDQDPSIRLARQTQWEQADASIEDFYVGKGQRMLVTDSSELALMEIRKISVNEVPEHPSAEAEPTEAVSSDSVAD
- a CDS encoding PAAR domain-containing protein, producing the protein MGQPAARMGDMAKQDAPHCHAPIHPAAPVPTPVAHPAVPVTIIKGAPNVMIGGKPAARVTDTTTPCMLPSCVPGGPAMVAKGSASVLIGGMPAARSNDMTSHTSCVAPIPSPVGKILPPCEPTVLIGG
- a CDS encoding methyltransferase domain-containing protein: MRLELFEALQPVCPVCRTEDSAAALKIVSIDRQEGNHVTEGRLECSNASCRHEYPIIDAIPVILQDLRTYLANNLNNICLREDLGADVESILGDCAGPSSAFNSNRQQLSSYLWDHYSEFDPVEDRSDLSSGSMIQVMTSAIDLADFQLTGSGPILDLGCGAGRSSFELAKRFNRPVLGIDLHFPMLKIASQLTRSNVLNYSRRRVGMVYDRRSFEVQLGNTEHVDFWACDATALPFNPASFSAAVSMNLLDCVHSPMQLLLAIDQSIKAGASAVVACPYDWSESATGVESWIGGHSQRGDFRGASDAILRQLLDQSSPNALGRLQLIAEGDFPWHVRLHERCTLTYTTHAVSLRKLA
- the tssH gene encoding type VI secretion system ATPase TssH, with the protein product MSDISRTSLFGKLNSVGYKSIESATVFCKMRGNPYVELVHWINQILQLENSDLHCIVKQFNINPSRLVKDLTNALEKLPRGSTSISDLSSHIEESVERGWVYGTLMFGESQVRTGHLIVGILKTRSLKNALVSISEEFDKIKLDTLTDRFDEVVSGSPEENLGATDGFQVGGGAVPGEASGAMPPAAMGKQEALKRFTVDLTENARQGKIDPIVGRDEEIRQIIDILMRRRQNNPILTGEAGVGKTAVVEGFALKIAAGDVPPPLQDVSLRSLDVGLLQAGASMKGEFENRLKQVIEEVQASEKPIILFIDEAHTLVGAGGAEGTGDAANLLKPALARGTLRTVAATTWAEYKKHIEKDPALTRRFQVVQVEEPSEERAILMMRGMASTLEQHHKVKVLDEALEAAVRLSHRYIPARQLPDKCVSLLDTAAARVAISQHAVPAEVDDCRKRIEALKTVLGIIADENLVGVDTSDRQATAEAELKEEEARLEKLEARWNEEKDLVEQILGIRAKLRGNSGKVEGTNSRLEKAADAEAENVASQSGDSAGESAAEPASEEDRKTLLQELKSLQTKLHELQGETPLILPTVDEQAVASVVGDWTGIPVGRMVKDEVATVLNLANILNDRIIGQRHALEMIARRIQTSRASLDNPNKPIGVFMLAGPSGVGKTETALALAEALYGGEQNVITINMSEFQEAHTVSTLKGAPPGYVGYGEGGVLTEAVRRRPYSVVLLDEVEKAHHDVHEIFFQVFDKGWMEDGEGRVIDFKNTLILLTTNAGTDLTMNLCKDPELMPEAEGLAKALRPELLKVFPPALLGRIVTIPYFPLNDEMISAITKLQLSRIEKRIQKNHDLPFTYDDDVIDLIASRCTELDSGGRMIDAILTNTVLPNISSEFLTRMMEGKPIQRVHVKIDNGEFSYAFD
- the tssG gene encoding type VI secretion system baseplate subunit TssG → MAREDGTASHALEVTLQKMTESPYRFDFYHAMRLLECVFADAPRYGHSVRLSDDKVRLTQEPSLAFAPASLSKFSASEQGDFHRMAVRFFGLCGPNGALPLHLTEYVRDRLRHHDDPTFAAFLDVFHHRMLSLFYRAHADAQPTSQFDRPDDDRFQVFVASLMGTGMQSLQQRDEFPDLAKLFYAGRFACQAKNPEALQDMIGDFFQLPCKIQEFVGEWTQIPNDYQFQLGGDENSSTLGVACTVGPDVWQCQQKFRIKIGPVRWEDFIRMLPEGRSLDRLSDLVKNYIGEELAWDLNLILRQEDTPSWQLGHAQLGETMWLDNEGVTHDPDDLLITL
- a CDS encoding peptidylprolyl isomerase, giving the protein MRYDAKHIQVASEQQAREIMQLWQDGADFGQLAQMYSTCPTACQGGELKGIGAGHLPPEIDAVIVQAEPGGIYGPIQTQHGFHLVELIGRTG
- the tssE gene encoding type VI secretion system baseplate subunit TssE, with the protein product MADLSSQEQLFPSLLDRLTDEQPNQNQEARDKRVFSIHRLRAAVLRDLAWLLNTCHLAAAEDLSEYKEVRRSVINYGIPDLTGKTVSGLHVEDVQQALRQAILDFEPRILAETLEVRGKKDPENPLTSSLTFEIEGELWARPYPERLYLRSELDLETGDVNIHEV